The Catenuloplanes niger genome includes a window with the following:
- the trmB gene encoding tRNA (guanosine(46)-N7)-methyltransferase TrmB, protein MSPKHHDAMERLWESHGVDVPLDPATALPLDLAALFGREAPTVLEIGSGMGEATVAMAAADPERDYLAVEVHTPGVGNLLSMSERRGLTNVRVALGDALTLVGHQLAPASLDAIHVFFPDPWPKARHHKRRLIQPAHVGLLRSRLRPGGTLHCATDWAEYAEAMLDTLTAEPGLTNAFDRFAPRPDHRPMTKFERRGITAHRRIYDLIFHRSPIEGEQVQAR, encoded by the coding sequence ATGAGTCCGAAGCACCACGACGCGATGGAGCGGCTGTGGGAGAGCCACGGCGTCGACGTGCCGCTCGACCCGGCCACGGCGCTGCCGCTCGACCTCGCCGCGCTCTTCGGCCGCGAGGCGCCCACGGTGCTGGAGATCGGGTCCGGCATGGGTGAGGCGACCGTGGCGATGGCCGCGGCCGACCCGGAGCGTGACTACCTGGCGGTCGAGGTGCACACGCCCGGCGTCGGCAACCTGCTGAGCATGAGCGAGCGCCGCGGCCTGACGAACGTGCGGGTCGCGCTCGGCGACGCGCTCACGCTGGTCGGCCACCAGCTCGCGCCCGCCTCGCTCGACGCGATCCACGTCTTCTTCCCGGACCCGTGGCCGAAGGCGCGCCACCACAAGCGGCGGCTGATCCAGCCCGCACACGTCGGCCTGCTCCGCTCGCGCCTGCGCCCGGGCGGCACGCTGCACTGCGCCACCGACTGGGCGGAGTACGCGGAGGCCATGCTCGACACGCTGACCGCGGAGCCGGGCCTCACCAACGCGTTCGACCGCTTCGCGCCCCGGCCGGACCACCGCCCGATGACGAAGTTCGAGCGCCGCGGCATCACCGCGCATCGCCGCATCTACGACCTGATCTTCCACCGCTCCCCCATCGAGGGCGAGCAGGTCCAGGCCCGGTGA
- a CDS encoding TolB family protein — MRRTISRWRHAARTCGRTGLTAVLSVAALAALPAVAHARAAGGPAVNGRAAAHELVFVRDGNLLLLRGTTEKQLTTGGGAGRPRWSPDGKRIAYLSKNRLWVMNADGSGRRDLGAHASGGADWSPDGKWLAFAAPGCTGGPVVYRVATSGKARPEVLFPAECKGQPLPTEKPEPARGGTLSERIAVDDAVSWAPDGKRIAFRGGMCESIYDACLTIGTVADAGERAVATFGGGGRQSGSATVPAWRPDGARLTWTASASAKLTVIEYDPATGGKRTLGMPGDRELSYRTARTAYLTGERDGRSWIFQLDTSGSTRTALRQGSQPDPRP, encoded by the coding sequence ATGCGCAGGACCATCAGCCGTTGGCGCCACGCCGCACGCACGTGTGGCCGAACCGGACTCACGGCCGTACTGTCGGTCGCCGCGCTGGCCGCGCTGCCCGCCGTCGCGCACGCGCGGGCCGCGGGTGGGCCGGCGGTCAACGGCAGGGCCGCGGCGCACGAGCTGGTGTTCGTGCGGGACGGCAACCTCCTGCTGCTGCGCGGGACCACGGAGAAGCAGCTGACCACCGGTGGGGGCGCCGGGCGGCCGCGGTGGTCGCCGGACGGGAAGCGCATCGCGTACCTGTCGAAGAACCGGCTCTGGGTGATGAACGCGGACGGCAGCGGGCGGCGTGACCTGGGGGCGCACGCGTCCGGCGGCGCGGACTGGTCACCGGACGGGAAGTGGCTGGCGTTCGCGGCGCCCGGCTGCACCGGCGGCCCGGTCGTCTACCGCGTCGCGACCAGCGGGAAGGCCAGGCCCGAGGTGCTGTTCCCGGCGGAGTGCAAGGGGCAGCCGCTGCCCACGGAGAAGCCGGAACCGGCCCGGGGCGGCACGCTGAGCGAACGGATCGCGGTCGACGACGCGGTCTCCTGGGCGCCGGACGGCAAGCGGATCGCGTTCCGCGGCGGGATGTGCGAGTCGATCTACGACGCGTGCCTGACGATCGGGACGGTGGCCGACGCGGGTGAGCGCGCGGTCGCCACGTTCGGCGGCGGGGGCCGGCAGAGCGGGTCCGCGACCGTGCCGGCCTGGCGGCCGGACGGCGCGCGCCTCACCTGGACGGCCAGCGCGTCCGCGAAGCTGACCGTGATCGAGTACGACCCGGCGACCGGCGGGAAGCGCACCCTCGGCATGCCCGGCGACCGGGAGCTGAGCTACCGCACCGCGCGCACCGCGTACCTCACCGGGGAGCGCGACGGCCGCTCGTGGATCTTCCAGCTCGACACGTCCGGCAGCACCCGCACGGCGCTGCGCCAGGGCTCGCAGCCGGATCCCCGCCCATAG
- a CDS encoding cellulose binding domain-containing protein, producing the protein MLALITIRPALAGNEPTAQAEPVRIMALGDSITGSPGCWRALLWQRLQAAGVTNTDFVGTLPPQGCGFTYDGENEGHGGYLATNIANQSLLPGWLAATDPDVVLMHLGTNDVWSNIAPATILAAFSTLVDQMRASNPGMRVLVAQIIPVDPPSCTECAARTVAFNAAIPAWAASKSTAASPITVVDQWTGFVPATDTGDGVHPNASGDAKIANRWFTPLVAAINGTQPTPTPTPTGTGSPSPTVGPTGSPTPTGGSGGGCTASYRVVGQWQGGFQGEIVVANGGSAASRSWTARFAFGAGQTVSQAWGGNVTQSGTAVTVSNAAWNGALAPGASTTVGFIGSWTDSNPTPTTTCTFG; encoded by the coding sequence GTGCTCGCGTTGATCACCATCCGGCCCGCGCTGGCCGGCAACGAGCCCACGGCCCAGGCCGAGCCGGTACGGATCATGGCGCTCGGCGACTCGATCACCGGCTCGCCGGGCTGCTGGCGCGCACTGCTCTGGCAGCGCCTGCAGGCCGCCGGCGTCACGAACACCGACTTCGTGGGCACGCTGCCGCCGCAGGGCTGCGGCTTCACCTACGACGGCGAGAACGAGGGCCACGGCGGCTACCTGGCCACCAACATCGCCAACCAGTCGCTGCTGCCGGGCTGGCTGGCCGCGACCGACCCGGACGTCGTACTGATGCATCTCGGCACGAACGACGTGTGGAGCAACATCGCACCGGCCACGATCCTGGCCGCGTTCTCCACCCTGGTCGACCAGATGCGCGCCAGCAATCCCGGCATGCGCGTGCTGGTCGCGCAGATCATTCCGGTGGACCCGCCGAGCTGCACCGAGTGCGCGGCGCGGACCGTGGCGTTCAACGCGGCGATCCCGGCGTGGGCCGCGTCGAAGAGCACGGCCGCGTCGCCGATCACGGTGGTCGACCAGTGGACCGGCTTCGTGCCGGCGACCGACACCGGCGACGGCGTGCACCCGAATGCGTCCGGCGACGCGAAGATCGCGAACCGGTGGTTCACGCCGCTGGTCGCGGCCATCAACGGCACCCAGCCGACCCCGACGCCGACGCCGACCGGCACCGGCAGCCCGTCACCGACGGTCGGCCCGACCGGCAGCCCGACGCCGACCGGCGGGTCCGGTGGTGGCTGTACCGCCTCGTACCGGGTCGTCGGCCAGTGGCAGGGCGGCTTCCAGGGCGAGATCGTGGTCGCCAACGGCGGCAGCGCGGCCAGCCGGTCGTGGACCGCGCGGTTCGCGTTCGGCGCCGGTCAGACCGTGTCGCAGGCGTGGGGCGGGAATGTCACCCAATCGGGTACCGCCGTCACGGTGAGCAACGCGGCCTGGAACGGCGCGCTCGCGCCCGGCGCCTCCACCACGGTCGGATTCATCGGGTCGTGGACGGACAGTAACCCGACCCCCACCACCACCTGCACTTTCGGATAA
- a CDS encoding CbtA family protein, whose translation MGTVTLGGVLRRGALAGVAAGVAASLVAFFVVEPVIERALAVEEARAAGEPAAEELVGRATQVVGGMVAALAVAICLALVLAVVFAQVRHRLPGRTDFGRATLLAFLGFVSFALVPALKYPADPPAVGNPDTVGARTAQYLSLIAAAAAISWLAVLVRQVLVARGHSTPLAATAGVLTGVAGYAAIMLIWPAASGDIPADVPAQLIWDFRVASLAELAAMWATMGATLGLLLTPRPPKAAPRTAEATTAA comes from the coding sequence ATGGGCACGGTCACCCTCGGCGGGGTGCTCCGGCGCGGCGCCCTCGCGGGCGTCGCGGCCGGCGTCGCCGCCTCGCTGGTCGCGTTCTTCGTCGTCGAGCCGGTCATCGAGCGTGCGCTCGCCGTGGAGGAGGCCCGCGCCGCGGGCGAGCCCGCGGCGGAGGAGCTCGTCGGCCGGGCCACGCAGGTCGTCGGCGGCATGGTGGCCGCGCTCGCGGTCGCGATCTGCCTCGCGCTGGTGCTGGCCGTGGTGTTCGCGCAGGTGCGGCACCGGCTGCCCGGGCGCACCGACTTCGGCCGGGCGACGCTGCTGGCGTTCCTCGGGTTCGTGTCGTTCGCGCTGGTCCCGGCGTTGAAATACCCGGCCGACCCACCCGCGGTCGGCAACCCGGACACGGTGGGCGCGCGCACCGCGCAGTACCTGTCGCTGATCGCGGCCGCGGCGGCGATCTCCTGGCTGGCCGTGCTGGTGCGGCAGGTGCTCGTGGCCCGCGGGCACTCCACACCGCTCGCGGCGACCGCCGGCGTACTCACCGGCGTGGCCGGCTACGCGGCGATCATGCTGATCTGGCCGGCCGCCAGCGGCGATATCCCGGCGGACGTCCCGGCTCAGCTCATCTGGGACTTCCGGGTCGCGTCACTGGCCGAACTGGCCGCGATGTGGGCGACGATGGGCGCCACGCTGGGACTGCTGCTCACGCCACGGCCCCCGAAGGCGGCGCCCCGCACGGCGGAGGCCACGACCGCGGCATGA
- a CDS encoding CbtB domain-containing protein: MPSHVPAQAADPAVAPIRVPLLAWLLAVVALVVSYLLLQENGLVTTGAVAEYLHEFTHDGRHALGVPCH; the protein is encoded by the coding sequence ATGCCGTCCCACGTTCCCGCGCAGGCCGCCGACCCGGCCGTCGCTCCGATCCGGGTGCCGCTGCTCGCCTGGCTGCTGGCCGTCGTCGCGCTCGTCGTGTCCTACCTGCTGCTCCAGGAGAACGGGCTGGTCACGACCGGTGCGGTCGCGGAGTACCTGCACGAGTTCACCCACGACGGCCGGCACGCGCTCGGCGTCCCGTGTCACTGA